In Prochlorococcus marinus str. MIT 1214, one DNA window encodes the following:
- a CDS encoding class I SAM-dependent methyltransferase, whose product MNDIKLNLGCGEKRFPGYLNVDKFGTPDLKHDLESFPWPWEANSVSEIALIHVLEHLGKETEVYFGIFKEMYRVCKHGSKIQIIVPHFRHQFFYDDPTHVRVVTPLSLKLFSKKLNQKWVKEGKSNSTLGLYLNIDFELKKTLVKPSQDWFRLHPEQNVDLKLLQQESSIYNNLIEQYDMTLEVIKDN is encoded by the coding sequence ATGAACGATATCAAACTCAATTTAGGATGTGGCGAAAAGAGATTTCCAGGCTATTTAAATGTAGATAAATTTGGGACCCCGGACCTTAAGCATGATCTAGAATCCTTTCCATGGCCATGGGAAGCTAATTCTGTATCAGAAATTGCACTAATACATGTACTTGAACATCTGGGAAAAGAAACAGAAGTATACTTTGGTATCTTCAAAGAGATGTATCGGGTATGTAAACATGGATCTAAAATTCAAATAATAGTTCCTCATTTTAGGCATCAATTTTTCTACGATGATCCTACTCATGTACGAGTCGTTACCCCTTTATCTTTAAAATTATTCTCCAAGAAACTAAATCAAAAATGGGTTAAGGAAGGAAAATCCAATAGTACTCTTGGATTATATCTAAATATAGATTTTGAATTAAAGAAAACACTAGTTAAACCTAGTCAAGACTGGTTTAGATTACATCCTGAACAAAATGTCGATCTTAAGTTACTTCAACAGGAGTCTTCGATATATAATAATTTAATTGAACAATATGATATGACTCTTGAGGTCATTAAAGATAACTAA
- a CDS encoding DUF4912 domain-containing protein, translating into MLKEYFWNTLNKLTNRFSNLTVNNLGNGEIKCFWEISPIDNMRIDFSKSCFFAIRLFDISNNRHKNNSTCIMKEIQVNKLQSSIIFPIPINKGVYYLELGYRKKNGEWRKLAYQNLNLGYRIMKVLQGFDNDNWFNPKIKNNDLSHHETAYQLSLNTQIGGSENISYAKENV; encoded by the coding sequence ATGTTGAAAGAATATTTTTGGAATACTTTAAATAAATTAACTAATAGATTTAGCAATTTAACAGTTAATAATCTTGGAAATGGAGAAATAAAATGTTTTTGGGAAATTAGTCCAATTGACAATATGAGAATTGATTTTAGTAAAAGCTGTTTTTTTGCTATTCGATTATTTGATATAAGTAATAATAGACATAAAAATAATTCAACTTGTATTATGAAAGAGATTCAGGTAAATAAATTACAATCTTCTATTATATTTCCTATCCCTATAAATAAAGGTGTTTATTATTTAGAGCTTGGTTATCGTAAGAAAAATGGTGAGTGGAGAAAACTTGCATATCAAAATTTAAACTTGGGCTATAGGATAATGAAAGTATTACAAGGTTTTGATAATGATAATTGGTTTAATCCTAAAATAAAAAATAATGATCTTAGTCATCATGAAACAGCCTATCAGCTTTCACTAAATACTCAGATTGGAGGCTCTGAGAATATTTCTTATGCAAAAGAAAATGTTTAA
- a CDS encoding DUF2237 family protein, which produces MSQKNVLGTELKSCSCSPMTGWYRDGSCRTDISDQGMHTVCAVVTDQFLSYSKAQGNDLSTPQIGFPGLKKGDHWCLCAPRWKEAFEDGMAPLIDLEATEESTLKIIDLEILKNFSHIK; this is translated from the coding sequence ATGTCGCAAAAAAACGTTTTAGGTACTGAACTTAAATCTTGTAGTTGCAGTCCTATGACTGGATGGTATCGAGATGGTTCATGTAGAACAGATATATCTGATCAAGGGATGCACACTGTTTGTGCTGTTGTAACTGATCAGTTTCTTTCTTACAGTAAAGCTCAAGGGAATGATCTATCTACGCCTCAAATAGGATTTCCTGGCTTAAAAAAAGGCGACCACTGGTGTCTTTGTGCCCCTAGATGGAAAGAAGCATTTGAAGATGGAATGGCTCCGTTAATTGATCTTGAGGCAACAGAAGAGAGTACTTTGAAAATTATTGATCTAGAGATTTTAAAAAATTTTTCACATATTAAATAA
- a CDS encoding DUF4214 domain-containing protein yields MTAPLIQGASGIEGENLTYASTNENNKEIYTFTANEPVSWSISGGEQNLFTIDENTGKLSFKDAPDYETIKQLNGTTLEFHTNYSTTIVGSKFFVEIYNDQNQTNKTTPITANNFIEYVSDGSYNQTLIHRLVSNFVIQGGGYTWPSFSSNESGGYPIGVKSKGEIINEPINSNLMGTIAMAKVSGQPNSATSEWFLNLSDNTHLNSQNEGFSVFGHLLGDSIKNPLLLNNQTIYNVHYSDAGLTIPELPLNNLEGNIINNANYFAIRTISTITQRPSEIENVFNVIVTANDLNGNKSNQYVIVNVNDIKGEVLNGIDGQDNLKGGLGNDVFQGNSGNDTIDGGADYDIATYSGNFSDYTFAIANKIVTVTDNRSSTNDGIDTLSNIEKLVFSNQNALVTSKEIKAIHSLGFQSEKVYSGKSDNYKFYDLGNDNYGVGTANGIDELTGESILRFDDKNMNLKTDIKATFDQVTGLDTDSGKMFRLYNASFKRLPDPDGLRYWIENFSSGKDDERAVASSFLASAEFKERYGENVSNASYVNTLYVNVLGRDYDQAGYNYWLGNLNNGIETRYELLLGFSESAENKGLFSEMTGLV; encoded by the coding sequence ATGACCGCGCCATTAATACAAGGTGCCTCTGGGATAGAGGGAGAAAACTTAACTTATGCTTCTACCAATGAAAATAATAAGGAAATATATACTTTTACTGCGAACGAGCCAGTTTCTTGGTCTATAAGTGGGGGAGAGCAAAATCTTTTTACGATCGATGAAAATACTGGCAAATTAAGTTTTAAAGATGCGCCTGATTATGAAACAATCAAACAATTAAATGGAACTACTTTAGAATTTCATACTAACTATTCAACAACAATTGTAGGTTCCAAATTTTTTGTAGAAATTTACAATGATCAAAACCAAACGAATAAAACGACACCTATTACTGCCAATAACTTTATTGAATATGTAAGTGACGGTTCATATAATCAAACTCTAATTCATAGGTTAGTTTCTAATTTTGTTATTCAGGGGGGTGGATATACTTGGCCATCTTTTTCATCTAATGAAAGTGGTGGGTATCCAATAGGAGTCAAATCTAAAGGTGAAATCATTAATGAACCTATCAATTCAAATTTGATGGGTACTATAGCAATGGCAAAAGTTTCTGGACAGCCAAATAGTGCGACTTCTGAGTGGTTTTTAAATTTGTCTGATAATACACACCTTAATTCTCAAAATGAAGGATTTAGTGTTTTTGGTCATCTATTAGGAGATAGTATAAAAAATCCTCTTTTATTAAATAATCAAACAATATATAATGTTCATTATTCCGATGCTGGGCTCACGATACCAGAGTTACCTTTAAATAATCTTGAGGGAAATATTATAAACAATGCGAATTATTTTGCTATTCGAACAATTTCTACAATTACTCAACGACCTAGTGAAATTGAAAATGTATTTAATGTAATCGTTACCGCTAATGATTTAAATGGAAATAAATCCAATCAATATGTAATCGTTAATGTGAATGATATCAAAGGAGAAGTCCTTAATGGCATAGATGGACAAGATAATCTCAAAGGAGGATTGGGAAATGATGTTTTTCAAGGCAATAGTGGAAACGATACGATTGATGGTGGGGCTGACTATGACATAGCCACTTACTCAGGTAATTTTTCGGACTATACATTCGCAATAGCTAACAAAATAGTCACTGTTACCGATAATCGTTCATCGACAAATGATGGAATAGATACGTTATCCAATATTGAGAAACTCGTTTTTTCTAATCAAAATGCTTTGGTTACCAGTAAAGAAATTAAAGCAATTCATTCCTTAGGATTTCAATCAGAAAAAGTGTATTCAGGTAAAAGTGATAATTATAAATTTTATGATTTAGGTAATGATAACTATGGCGTCGGTACTGCTAATGGAATTGACGAGTTAACCGGTGAATCAATACTCAGATTTGATGATAAGAATATGAATCTAAAAACTGATATCAAAGCGACATTTGATCAGGTCACAGGTTTAGATACAGATTCTGGAAAAATGTTTAGGCTCTATAACGCTTCTTTTAAACGTCTACCTGATCCAGATGGCCTACGTTATTGGATTGAGAATTTTAGCTCTGGGAAAGATGATGAAAGAGCCGTGGCATCCTCGTTTTTAGCCTCCGCAGAATTCAAAGAGCGTTATGGAGAAAATGTCTCAAATGCAAGCTATGTAAATACGCTCTATGTCAACGTGCTAGGTAGAGATTATGATCAGGCTGGTTATAATTATTGGTTAGGTAATTTGAATAATGGTATTGAAACCAGATATGAATTACTATTGGGCTTCTCAGAATCAGCAGAAAACAAAGGACTATTCTCCGAAATGACTGGTTTAGTATAA
- a CDS encoding SDR family oxidoreductase: MSTYLITGANRGIGLELVRQLKARGEDVIATCRSSSSELNSLAVRVETNIDITSGDSVVKLRENLNDTRIDVLIQNAGIAEFNSLSNLDPQSIVHQFEVNALSPLCCVQTLLSRLSKSAKIVLITSRMGSIEDNSSGGSYGYRMSKVALSMAGKSLSVDLKPRGIAVAILHPGLVSTRMTGFTSNGIQPKESVKGMLQRIDELTLENTGTFWHSNGEILPW, from the coding sequence TTGTCTACTTATTTAATTACAGGTGCCAATAGAGGCATTGGTTTAGAACTTGTCCGTCAATTGAAAGCTAGAGGAGAGGATGTCATTGCTACTTGTAGATCTTCTTCTTCAGAATTGAATTCCTTGGCGGTAAGAGTTGAGACAAACATTGATATCACTTCAGGTGACTCAGTAGTCAAGCTTAGAGAGAATTTAAATGATACGAGAATCGATGTTTTGATTCAAAATGCTGGAATCGCAGAATTTAACTCTCTTTCTAATTTAGATCCGCAAAGTATTGTTCATCAATTTGAGGTCAATGCTTTAAGTCCTCTATGTTGTGTGCAAACTCTGCTGAGCCGGCTCAGTAAATCTGCGAAAATAGTTTTAATTACCAGTCGTATGGGTTCCATAGAGGATAATAGCTCTGGCGGTTCTTATGGATACAGGATGTCAAAAGTTGCTTTATCTATGGCTGGTAAATCTTTATCGGTCGATTTAAAGCCTAGAGGTATTGCGGTAGCAATTTTACATCCAGGTTTAGTAAGTACTCGAATGACAGGATTTACTTCAAATGGAATACAACCTAAAGAATCAGTCAAAGGTATGCTGCAAAGAATTGATGAACTTACACTTGAGAATACTGGAACTTTTTGGCATTCAAATGGCGAGATCTTACCCTGGTAA